Part of the Tamandua tetradactyla isolate mTamTet1 chromosome 11, mTamTet1.pri, whole genome shotgun sequence genome, tttggaaaaCTTTCAGCTATTActcatttaaacaatttataACCACTTCATTTAGGAACTGCATTTATGTATACATGTGGCTGACGGATGTTGTTACAAAGCTCATTATTGCTCTTTatgtgattttaattatttttgcccTCTGTGTTTGATTTTGGGTATTTTCTGTTACTAAATCTACAAGTTCATTATTCTTCTGACTAATGatttagggtttctgtttggcTTTGATTGTGTTCCCCCATTCCCAAGGTGGTTTGGAAAATATCTTAATGCAGTAagtaaatttattcattcataagtttcatctcagttgccctccatAAAGAATGGAAAGTTCCCTTTAGCTCCTAGGGTCCGTGGTTTATAATGACTatccatttatcaaatatttaggcttagtttttaaattcttatttcagTTGTAAGACTAAAGAGGGTTTTTAATATTTCTGATTAGTTTGAAGTGTTGTTGATTACTCTGCATATCTTGAGGAGCATTCTGGATTTagtatttccattattttctattCATTAATCCACTTGTAATAACTTACATCCCAAAATATATTAACAGCaactattgatattttctttaaagcaTGTTGATAGTATGATCACTTCTCACAACCCGATTGCTTCTATTATGGCCTTTGTATCCACAGTCTCTTGAAAATAGAATGAATACCCCtcaatgtttttccattttctcatcttcGTCCTCTATAGCCCATtatttccacagtagctgtagCAGGATGGTAACTGAGGATATATCAGAACTCTTCCTAGCTCAAAATACTTCTAAGGTTATTTTTTCCAATCAGAATAAATAACAAATTTTACAATGACCTGCATAGTCTTACGTAGTGAAGTCtagcattaaaatatattatcatcACCTATATTTTACTTGTCATGTCCCCAGCCACAAAAAACCTTTGATTCTGTTCTTCCTCAACGTATAGTCATACTATCACTTAAGAGCTATTACActaacatttttcttaatacaTATCTAACCAATCATTCAATTTCTTGTGACTGCTGTATTCTCAGAGTTCTCTCTGGACTAGCTTATTAAAGTTTGTCTCACATTCTCACTACttgttttctgtcattttcttataAATCATTATGTTCACATGCTGTATACTCCATTtctcattttgcttatttttgcaCTTATCTAAGGGAATCTTAGCCCAATGAAGGTAGGGATTGTTATTGTTTCATTTAACAATGTACATTTATTGCCTAGAAATATCAATTTTCAGAAACTTTATCAGGAATTGCATTGCAACTTTTTCTACAGTAGTTATCTTCAGAGTAAATAGTGAATGAACTCTGTGGAGATTCCCCAGTTCTATTAAGGCCATTTTTAGTGGTAGAACTATGAAAGCAGATTCTGTTTTCATGTAAGAGTGGAATCTAATATAAGAATGTAAGAATGGAATCTAATGAAGATTTGAAACTAAATATAAACTTATATCTGGAGTATGAGCTAGTTAGTTATCTCTTAGTGGTGGATTTTGGTTTGAAAACAAggaaataatttctatatttccATACCAGCTATGAATTAATTTTGCCTATCCTTATGCATACAAAGAGCACAAGGCTAAAGAAATGTCAGATATTATATACATTGACTATAACATAATTTACTGTCATTATATCTTACAATGAATTTTAAATAGGACTTTTTCACACATTGTCCACATTCTTTTTAGGGattttttaacatctttgttCCTCAAACTGTAGACCATGGGGTTCAACATGGGTATCACCAAGGTGTAAAACACAGAAGACATTTTATCAGTATTAAAGGAATGACTGGATTTGGGCTGCACATACATAAAGAATAGAGTTCCATAATAGACAGCCACTACTGTCAGGTGAGAGCCACACGTGGAGAAGGCCTTGTGCCTACCCTCTGCAGACCTCATCCTGAGAATAGCCATGAGGATCAGCATGTAGGACATGAGAACTATCAAAAGAGATGACACCAGATTAAAAGCTGCAAAGATCAGTATTATCAATTTCACTTCATTTATGTTTGAGCAGAGCAAAGATATCAAGGGTAGAATATCACAGTAGAAATGCTTGATGACATTATAACCacaaaatgaagacaataaaatCTTTATGATGATCAGCAAAGACACAAAAACACTGTAGAGATAAATTATCACCACCAGCAGGTGACAAGCTCTTTGTGACATGATCACTGCATAGAGCAAAGggttgcagatggccacatagcggtcataggccattgcTGACAAAACGAAAATTTCACTAGTGATAAATACACTAAAGAAAGTGAATTGGGTAGCACACAAATTAAAAGAGATCATATGTTGGTCTGCAATAATATTAAATAGCATTTTTGGCCCCACAGCTGTTGAATAACCAAGATCAGCAGAGGCCAGATGtctgaggaaaaagtacatgggtgtgtgtagCCTGGAGTCTATCATGGTGAGGATGACTAAGCCCAGGTTACCCACCACTGAGACCATGTAAACCATGAGGAGGAGCCCAAATAGTGGAGTCTGCAGCTCTGGGCGATCTGTGATTCCCACCAGAATGAATTCATTCAGAACTGTGAGATTGGTTTTGTCCATCCAGGTCACTCAACAGGGAACCTATATTGGGAATAATTATAAGAGCAATCAATAACCTTTGAGAAATATGACTGAAAGTATAAATGTACATAATTTGCTCAATCCATAACTACACTTTCAATATGGTCAGAAAAATCCACCTTCTAATTTTTATGGGCAGAGAATAAACTCTTTTTGTAAATTAATGACATCTCTATATGGAATAAACAATTATTCCAAATCAATATTTGAATTGTGTGCATTATGAGTATGAGAGAGTTATTGTAAGCTTCA contains:
- the LOC143649301 gene encoding olfactory receptor 8K3-like produces the protein MDKTNLTVLNEFILVGITDRPELQTPLFGLLLMVYMVSVVGNLGLVILTMIDSRLHTPMYFFLRHLASADLGYSTAVGPKMLFNIIADQHMISFNLCATQFTFFSVFITSEIFVLSAMAYDRYVAICNPLLYAVIMSQRACHLLVVIIYLYSVFVSLLIIIKILLSSFCGYNVIKHFYCDILPLISLLCSNINEVKLIILIFAAFNLVSSLLIVLMSYMLILMAILRMRSAEGRHKAFSTCGSHLTVVAVYYGTLFFMYVQPKSSHSFNTDKMSSVFYTLVIPMLNPMVYSLRNKDVKKSLKRMWTMCEKVLFKIHCKI